In a genomic window of Nesterenkonia halotolerans:
- the metX gene encoding homoserine O-acetyltransferase MetX — protein sequence MLNDFGDRPAGALNTADVGAYTFETGGQLPEVTIAYETWGTLNEDGNNAILVAHALTGDSHVAATPADPSIGWWEGLLGPGRPIDTQRWFVIAPAMVGGCYGSTGPASLDPEGNPYGSRFPFVTIRDSVHLEAQLAQALGIQRFHTVIGGSMGGARALEWAATYPEMVDGVAVFACGAASTAEQIAFGQAQVLAVENDPHFAGGDYYGGPAPHSGLGLARRIAHITYRAEAELGARFGRAPQGAEDPFGWPERRRGRYQVESYLDHQAEKLLKRFDPNSYVVLSEALMSHDVGRGRGGVAEALAGVTAVPFLAAVETDRLYFPEQSQQIADAIPGGHPVHTIHSPIGHDGFLTSAEQLGEPMRATLRL from the coding sequence GTGCTGAATGACTTTGGGGACAGGCCTGCGGGTGCGCTGAACACGGCAGATGTGGGGGCGTACACATTCGAGACAGGTGGGCAGCTGCCCGAAGTTACCATCGCCTACGAGACCTGGGGCACGCTCAACGAGGACGGCAACAACGCGATCCTCGTGGCGCACGCCCTGACCGGGGACTCCCATGTAGCCGCGACTCCGGCAGACCCCTCCATCGGATGGTGGGAGGGTCTGCTGGGACCCGGTCGCCCGATCGACACCCAGCGCTGGTTCGTCATCGCCCCGGCGATGGTGGGTGGCTGCTACGGCTCCACCGGACCAGCTTCCCTGGATCCCGAGGGGAACCCCTATGGCTCCCGATTCCCCTTCGTCACGATTCGCGATTCCGTGCACCTGGAGGCTCAGCTGGCTCAGGCCCTGGGCATTCAGCGCTTCCACACGGTGATCGGGGGATCCATGGGGGGCGCCCGCGCGCTGGAATGGGCCGCCACCTACCCGGAGATGGTCGACGGGGTGGCGGTCTTCGCCTGTGGTGCGGCGTCGACTGCCGAGCAGATCGCCTTCGGGCAGGCCCAGGTGCTGGCAGTGGAGAATGATCCGCACTTCGCCGGGGGTGACTACTACGGCGGTCCCGCGCCGCATTCCGGGCTGGGGCTGGCGCGGCGGATCGCGCACATCACCTACCGCGCGGAGGCCGAGCTCGGCGCTCGATTCGGTCGCGCCCCGCAGGGCGCCGAGGATCCTTTCGGCTGGCCCGAGCGGCGGCGCGGACGCTATCAGGTGGAGTCCTACCTGGACCACCAGGCCGAGAAGCTGCTCAAGCGGTTCGACCCCAACTCTTACGTGGTGCTCTCCGAGGCGCTGATGAGCCATGATGTCGGACGCGGACGTGGTGGAGTGGCCGAGGCGCTGGCCGGCGTCACGGCGGTGCCGTTCCTCGCGGCCGTGGAGACGGACCGGTTGTACTTCCCGGAGCAGTCCCAGCAGATCGCCGATGCGATCCCGGGCGGCCACCCGGTGCACACGATCCATTCGCCGATCGGGCATGACGGCTTCCTGACCAGCGCGGAGCAGCTGGGAGAGCCCATGCGCGCCACGCTGCGCCTCTGA
- a CDS encoding TetR/AcrR family transcriptional regulator, which produces MTSTSTTAGTSRRGRPGYDREGLITVCVEAFNRHGYEATSMGALSRELGISKSAIYHHVDSKEEILDIALNRSLAELERVVSEAEALDAPAVEELEIILSESVKVLTTSLPYVTLLLRLRGNSEMEVKALQRRREITLRIAELIRRAQENGDLRSDIDARTASRLAMGTINSIVDWYRPVGGAPDAALAETVKQMVLGGLRAPHPS; this is translated from the coding sequence ATGACAAGCACTTCCACGACTGCAGGCACCTCACGCCGGGGCCGCCCCGGCTATGACCGCGAGGGGCTGATCACCGTGTGCGTGGAGGCCTTCAACAGGCATGGCTATGAGGCCACCTCAATGGGCGCGCTCTCCCGCGAACTGGGCATCTCCAAGTCCGCCATCTACCACCACGTGGACTCCAAGGAAGAGATTCTCGACATTGCGCTGAACCGCTCGCTGGCCGAGCTGGAACGTGTGGTCTCCGAGGCGGAGGCGCTGGACGCCCCAGCCGTGGAGGAGCTCGAGATCATTCTCAGCGAATCGGTCAAGGTGCTGACCACGTCGTTGCCCTATGTCACGCTGCTGCTGCGGCTGCGCGGGAACTCCGAGATGGAGGTCAAGGCGCTGCAGCGACGCCGCGAGATCACCCTGCGCATCGCAGAGCTCATACGCCGGGCCCAGGAGAACGGCGACCTGCGCAGCGACATCGATGCACGCACCGCCTCACGCCTGGCCATGGGCACGATCAACTCGATCGTGGACTGGTACCGCCCTGTGGGCGGGGCACCGGACGCCGCCCTGGCCGAGACGGTGAAACAGATGGTGCTCGGAGGACTGCGCGCTCCGCACCCCAGCTGA
- a CDS encoding O-acetylhomoserine aminocarboxypropyltransferase/cysteine synthase family protein, with translation MSNDNSTWQFETQQIHAGVAPDPATGARALPIHQTTSFVFPDTAAAARRFGLEEIAPIYSRIGNPTVQAIEDKIAALEGGVGALGVGSGQAATSLALLNIAESGSHIVASPTLYGGTQNLFKHTLPKFGIEVTFVEDPDDLESWRAATRENTVAFFGEAVANPRGDVLDIEGVASVAHEHGAPLIIDSTLTTPYLIKPIDFGADVVVHSATKFLGGHGTAIAGVIVDSGRFDYFAHPERFPGFSTPDESYHGLVFGRDLGPEGIFGVNLSFILKARVQLLRDLGPALSPHNAFEINLGLETLSLRVERHVANAQKVAEYLEGHEAVKRVYYSGLPSSPCYERAQKYLPRGTGAVLAFELAGGPGDDDATQARAGQTLVDALELHSLVANVGDVRSLAIHPASTTHRQLSPAEQHAAGVKPGLVRLSVGLEHIDDIIADLAQGLDKAAAIQSADRGAGHASDQESSADDQSADNVTKREAASAV, from the coding sequence TTGAGCAACGACAACAGCACCTGGCAGTTTGAGACCCAGCAGATCCACGCCGGGGTTGCCCCCGATCCCGCCACCGGAGCACGGGCCCTGCCGATCCACCAGACCACATCCTTCGTCTTCCCCGACACCGCCGCGGCAGCACGTCGCTTCGGCCTCGAGGAGATCGCGCCGATCTACTCGCGCATCGGCAATCCCACGGTCCAGGCGATCGAGGACAAGATCGCCGCCCTCGAAGGCGGCGTCGGGGCTCTCGGCGTCGGCTCCGGTCAGGCCGCCACCTCGCTGGCGCTGCTGAACATCGCCGAGTCCGGCAGCCACATCGTCGCCTCACCCACCCTCTACGGCGGCACGCAGAACCTCTTCAAGCACACGCTGCCGAAGTTCGGCATCGAGGTCACCTTCGTGGAGGACCCCGATGACTTGGAGTCCTGGCGGGCCGCCACCCGGGAGAACACCGTCGCCTTCTTCGGTGAGGCTGTGGCCAACCCGCGCGGGGACGTGCTGGACATCGAGGGGGTGGCATCGGTCGCCCACGAGCATGGCGCGCCGCTGATCATCGACTCCACCCTGACCACCCCGTACCTGATCAAGCCGATCGACTTCGGCGCCGACGTCGTCGTGCATTCGGCCACCAAGTTCCTCGGCGGTCACGGCACTGCCATCGCCGGGGTGATCGTGGACTCCGGGCGCTTCGACTACTTCGCCCACCCGGAGCGCTTCCCCGGCTTCAGCACCCCGGATGAGAGCTACCACGGGCTGGTCTTCGGCCGGGATCTCGGGCCTGAGGGGATCTTCGGGGTCAACCTCTCCTTCATCCTCAAGGCCCGCGTGCAGCTGCTGCGCGACCTCGGTCCGGCGTTGTCTCCGCACAACGCCTTCGAGATCAACCTCGGCCTGGAGACCCTCTCGCTGCGCGTGGAGCGTCATGTCGCCAACGCTCAGAAAGTGGCCGAGTACCTGGAGGGCCACGAGGCAGTGAAGCGCGTCTACTACTCCGGGCTGCCGTCGAGCCCCTGCTACGAGCGGGCGCAGAAGTACCTGCCCCGAGGCACCGGTGCTGTGTTGGCCTTCGAGCTTGCCGGCGGACCCGGCGACGACGACGCCACGCAGGCCCGTGCGGGCCAGACGCTGGTGGACGCGCTGGAGCTGCATTCGTTGGTGGCCAACGTCGGTGATGTGCGCTCGCTGGCGATTCATCCCGCCTCCACCACGCACCGGCAGCTGAGCCCCGCTGAGCAGCATGCTGCAGGGGTCAAGCCCGGTCTCGTGAGGCTCTCCGTGGGTCTGGAACACATCGACGACATCATCGCCGATCTGGCTCAGGGGCTCGACAAGGCAGCCGCCATCCAGTCTGCCGACCGGGGTGCCGGGCATGCGTCTGACCAGGAGTCTTCCGCGGATGACCAGAGTGCGGACAATGTGACGAAGCGAGAAGCCGCTTCCGCGGTCTGA
- a CDS encoding NAD-dependent epimerase/dehydratase family protein — translation MSTPADSHTEDHPAPRAVLVGCGDVGTRIGHRLRDRGFSVTGWRRSPERLPAEFDGAAMDLTEPDSVPLPPADTAALVFSPAAGSRDPQRYEQVYLQGLRTVLDRLEHSGLADSVRVLLVSSTSAMGDAEGMLDESAPLTPASPTGEILARTEELLSAWRAEGTDASARRHSSTLRLSGIYGPGRDRIRKQLRAGSVGEAAGQDTHDAWRISNRIHSDDAARAAVELLTRASPPELVLGVDELPIPVGVVHNWMADQLELPRPWGDPRLDPALLESSRSVDLLAPGHGKALDGSRLHGLLGELLHRDFRSGYAAMLGD, via the coding sequence ATGAGCACTCCTGCAGACTCCCATACCGAAGACCACCCCGCCCCACGCGCCGTGCTGGTGGGCTGCGGCGATGTCGGCACGCGCATCGGGCACCGCCTGCGTGACCGCGGCTTCTCGGTCACCGGATGGCGGCGCAGCCCGGAACGCCTCCCCGCTGAGTTCGACGGCGCGGCCATGGACCTCACCGAGCCCGACTCCGTGCCCCTGCCGCCGGCAGACACCGCGGCGCTGGTCTTCTCCCCCGCCGCTGGCAGCCGAGATCCGCAGCGCTACGAGCAGGTCTATCTCCAGGGACTGCGCACCGTGCTGGACCGCCTGGAGCACTCAGGCCTCGCCGACTCCGTGCGAGTCCTGCTGGTCTCCTCCACCTCGGCGATGGGCGACGCCGAAGGCATGCTCGACGAATCCGCGCCGTTGACGCCGGCCAGCCCCACGGGCGAGATCCTGGCCCGCACGGAAGAGCTGCTGAGCGCCTGGCGTGCCGAAGGGACCGATGCGTCTGCCCGTCGGCACAGCAGCACGCTTCGCCTCTCGGGCATCTACGGTCCGGGACGCGATCGCATCCGCAAGCAGCTGCGCGCGGGCTCGGTGGGTGAAGCCGCAGGTCAGGACACCCATGATGCCTGGAGGATCTCCAACCGCATCCATTCCGACGACGCCGCCCGTGCCGCCGTCGAGCTGTTGACCCGCGCGTCCCCGCCGGAGCTGGTGTTGGGCGTGGATGAGCTCCCCATCCCCGTCGGCGTGGTGCACAACTGGATGGCCGATCAGCTCGAGCTGCCCCGCCCCTGGGGCGACCCACGCCTGGATCCGGCACTGCTGGAGAGCTCACGGTCCGTGGATCTCCTCGCCCCGGGTCATGGCAAGGCACTCGATGGCTCCCGGCTGCACGGGCTGCTCGGCGAGCTGCTGCACCGGGACTTCCGCTCGGGCTATGCGGCGATGCTCGGGGACTGA
- a CDS encoding FAD-binding oxidoreductase codes for MSSSDNDVRTALRSAFAPDALTTDPAQLDSHSVDKGPLEHWQVHTPLAVVFAESVADVQQLVQLSAEHGFPLITRGAGTSVSGGANTTAGSVVLNLTRMNKILAMRPEDEVAVVEPGVINADLNTAAAQHGLMYAPDPASYRTSTIGGNVATNAGGLRCAKYGVTRDSVLALDVVLADGTFIHTGQATFKGVAGYDLTSLFVGSEGTLGIVVGITVRLRHLSQHTETIAAFFDELTTAAQGVLDIGKARVQPAITELLDHRTMLALDEAQGSDLATRGNTLLLIQTDGHGAGIEAEIIREVLRALGATVSDPGSTESERLIELRRHARGDGVVTEVRVGEDVAVPRSRLVDYIRAIQDLAVEHQVQLKVVAHAGDGNLHPTFSVPSSELAPEPEASAGQEPENQQNDDGAPTSAMSRLHAALDGSVRIALEMGGTITGEHGIGTYKLRWLDWEQSPEVIELQRSIKNVFDPDYRFNPGRAIL; via the coding sequence ATGAGCTCCTCCGACAATGATGTCCGCACAGCCCTGCGCAGCGCCTTCGCGCCCGACGCCTTGACCACCGACCCGGCGCAGCTCGACTCCCACTCCGTGGACAAGGGGCCGCTGGAGCACTGGCAGGTGCACACCCCGCTCGCCGTCGTCTTCGCGGAATCGGTCGCGGACGTCCAGCAGCTGGTGCAGCTCTCCGCCGAGCACGGCTTCCCACTGATCACCCGCGGAGCCGGGACCTCCGTCTCCGGCGGAGCCAACACGACAGCAGGCTCGGTGGTATTGAACCTGACCCGCATGAACAAGATCCTGGCGATGCGTCCCGAGGACGAGGTCGCCGTCGTCGAACCGGGCGTGATCAACGCGGACCTGAACACCGCCGCCGCGCAGCACGGGCTGATGTACGCCCCGGACCCGGCCAGCTACCGCACCTCCACCATCGGGGGCAACGTCGCCACCAACGCCGGCGGGCTGCGCTGCGCCAAGTACGGTGTCACCCGGGACTCCGTGCTGGCCCTGGACGTGGTGCTGGCCGACGGTACATTCATCCACACTGGACAGGCCACCTTCAAAGGGGTCGCCGGCTATGACCTGACCAGCCTGTTCGTCGGGTCCGAGGGGACGCTGGGCATCGTCGTCGGCATCACCGTGCGGCTGCGTCACCTGAGTCAGCACACCGAGACCATCGCCGCGTTCTTCGACGAGCTCACCACCGCGGCCCAGGGCGTGCTCGACATCGGCAAGGCCCGCGTCCAGCCGGCGATCACCGAGCTGCTGGATCACCGCACCATGCTCGCACTGGACGAGGCGCAGGGCTCGGATCTTGCCACCCGCGGGAACACCCTCCTGCTCATCCAGACCGACGGGCACGGGGCGGGCATCGAGGCGGAGATCATCCGCGAGGTGCTGCGCGCCCTCGGCGCCACGGTCAGCGACCCCGGCTCCACCGAATCAGAACGCCTCATCGAGCTGCGCCGTCACGCCCGTGGGGACGGCGTCGTCACCGAGGTCCGTGTGGGAGAGGACGTCGCCGTGCCGCGGTCCCGGCTGGTGGACTACATCCGCGCGATCCAGGACCTCGCCGTGGAGCACCAGGTCCAGCTCAAGGTCGTCGCCCACGCCGGGGACGGCAACCTGCACCCCACCTTCAGCGTGCCGAGCTCGGAGCTGGCACCCGAGCCGGAGGCCTCTGCCGGCCAGGAGCCTGAGAACCAGCAGAACGACGACGGCGCGCCCACCTCGGCTATGTCCCGGCTGCATGCGGCCCTGGATGGTTCGGTACGGATCGCGCTGGAGATGGGCGGCACGATCACCGGCGAGCACGGCATCGGCACCTATAAGCTGCGCTGGCTCGACTGGGAACAGTCACCCGAGGTCATCGAGCTCCAGCGCAGCATCAAGAACGTCTTTGATCCTGACTATCGGTTCAATCCCGGTCGGGCGATTCTGTAA
- the paaI gene encoding hydroxyphenylacetyl-CoA thioesterase PaaI: protein MTESTQLAPAGHESSLPGPRHRMLENDRTSRALGIVVLQADPGHAKISMTIREDMTNGFDIAHGGMIFSLADTCFAMACNHPELDEGTITVASGVDINFLKPALLGDEVVAEAIEVAHTGRSGFTDVTISRGDDIIGIFRGRSRTIASPGKK from the coding sequence ATGACTGAATCCACCCAGCTCGCCCCGGCGGGTCATGAGAGCTCCCTGCCGGGACCCCGCCATCGGATGCTGGAGAACGATCGCACCTCGCGGGCGCTGGGAATCGTGGTTCTGCAGGCTGACCCTGGCCACGCCAAGATCAGCATGACGATCCGTGAGGATATGACCAACGGCTTCGACATCGCCCACGGCGGGATGATCTTCTCCCTGGCCGACACCTGCTTCGCCATGGCCTGCAACCATCCCGAGCTGGACGAGGGCACGATCACGGTGGCCTCGGGCGTCGACATCAACTTCCTCAAGCCTGCCCTGCTCGGCGACGAGGTGGTCGCCGAAGCGATCGAGGTGGCGCACACCGGACGCAGCGGCTTCACCGATGTGACGATCAGCCGTGGCGACGACATCATCGGCATCTTCCGTGGCCGCTCACGCACCATCGCCTCCCCCGGAAAGAAGTGA
- a CDS encoding FAD/NAD(P)-binding protein, with protein sequence MPRQMQERRVAVIGAGPRGTSFLERLLAAVEHAPGEAAETALRILVIDPAPHGPGRVWNPRQSPLYLMNTPANFPTAAPAGDTQVRLPASSVSRSFAQWREGHAGEATASPVRSDSFEPPVFHGVDHGGQDSDYPTRAAYGQYLSWLHAEVCAALQRHSGITVEHIQAEVTGLRRGQTGYELTLDSDGENDDAPRLRAEQVVLALGHIPAGLNETGEHFSSVAAELGLHYQPPAIPTEVDYHALPAGENVLVRGMGLNFFDLMVQASVGRGGVFHEHPDRPAGQRLEYLATGDEPHLVAGSRRGTPYRAKSTALTTAPGFAPVGVTLHHLSAEAVAAAERRHDVLDFSAHLWPLIQRDVLRTYYRTLERIAPELFGAEFLTALDVLLADAHLGEAVLQARGHRLLREHAPGVLWFDIRSLGRPFGGLTFDSAEQYQQHMETYLEDDAVTSAAGTQSPVKMAIGALHLARMEVKALISQGRVSQSSQIGEIEGWFESLVEGLASGPPLQRIEELAALTRAGVVEFLGPEPIFDVDRETGRFTAESPSVAAPAYQARWLLEAMMPANRVQLSRSPLVAGLLRSGLARPRELVDASGAPRAGKGFDVTSLPHRLIPADDAAEEIYVLGLQLSSVQWGTAIAAEAGGDPESSARSLADADAAARAVLAGPGSGIEGDSSLTESPDRD encoded by the coding sequence ATGCCCCGCCAGATGCAGGAACGCAGAGTCGCCGTCATCGGCGCCGGGCCCCGCGGCACCTCGTTTCTCGAAAGACTCCTCGCGGCCGTGGAGCATGCCCCGGGCGAGGCTGCGGAGACCGCGCTGCGCATCCTGGTGATCGACCCCGCTCCGCACGGCCCGGGCCGGGTCTGGAACCCCCGACAGTCCCCGCTGTACCTGATGAACACCCCTGCGAACTTCCCCACCGCGGCACCGGCCGGAGACACCCAGGTGCGGCTGCCGGCGTCGTCGGTCTCTCGGTCCTTCGCGCAGTGGCGCGAGGGCCATGCGGGGGAGGCCACCGCGAGTCCGGTGCGCAGCGACAGCTTCGAACCGCCGGTCTTCCACGGGGTGGACCACGGCGGGCAAGATTCCGACTACCCCACCCGCGCCGCCTACGGTCAGTACCTCAGCTGGCTGCACGCCGAGGTCTGCGCCGCGCTGCAGCGGCACTCCGGCATCACGGTGGAGCACATCCAGGCCGAGGTCACCGGGCTGCGTCGAGGACAGACCGGATATGAGCTGACGCTGGACAGCGACGGCGAGAACGACGACGCCCCCCGGCTCCGCGCCGAGCAGGTCGTGCTCGCGCTGGGGCATATCCCGGCGGGCTTGAACGAGACCGGTGAGCACTTCAGCTCGGTGGCCGCGGAGCTGGGTCTGCACTACCAGCCGCCCGCGATCCCCACGGAGGTGGATTATCACGCGCTGCCCGCGGGAGAGAACGTGCTGGTCCGGGGGATGGGACTGAACTTCTTCGACCTGATGGTCCAGGCCAGCGTGGGCCGCGGCGGCGTGTTCCATGAGCATCCGGACCGTCCGGCGGGCCAGCGACTGGAGTACCTTGCCACCGGAGATGAGCCGCATCTGGTGGCCGGTTCCCGGCGGGGCACCCCGTACCGGGCCAAGTCCACCGCGCTGACCACTGCCCCCGGATTCGCACCGGTGGGCGTGACCCTGCATCACCTGAGCGCCGAGGCGGTGGCCGCTGCGGAGCGCCGCCACGATGTGCTGGACTTCTCCGCGCACCTGTGGCCGCTGATCCAGCGCGACGTGCTGCGCACCTACTACCGGACCCTGGAGCGGATCGCGCCGGAGCTCTTCGGCGCGGAGTTCCTGACCGCCCTGGATGTGCTGCTCGCGGACGCTCATCTGGGGGAGGCCGTGCTGCAGGCACGGGGCCACCGGCTGCTGCGTGAACACGCCCCTGGCGTGCTCTGGTTCGACATCCGCTCGCTCGGCAGGCCCTTCGGCGGGCTGACCTTCGACTCCGCGGAGCAGTACCAGCAGCACATGGAGACCTACCTCGAAGATGACGCGGTCACCTCCGCCGCAGGCACGCAGAGCCCGGTGAAGATGGCCATCGGGGCGCTGCATCTGGCCAGGATGGAGGTCAAGGCGTTGATCAGCCAGGGACGGGTCTCGCAGTCCAGTCAGATCGGCGAGATTGAGGGATGGTTCGAGTCCTTGGTCGAAGGCCTCGCCAGCGGACCGCCGCTGCAGCGGATCGAGGAGCTGGCCGCGTTGACCCGGGCAGGAGTGGTGGAGTTCCTGGGTCCGGAGCCGATCTTCGACGTCGACCGGGAGACCGGCCGCTTCACCGCGGAATCACCCTCCGTGGCCGCCCCGGCCTACCAGGCGCGGTGGCTGCTCGAAGCGATGATGCCCGCGAACCGGGTCCAGCTCTCGCGCTCGCCGCTGGTCGCAGGCCTGCTGCGCAGCGGGCTGGCTCGGCCGCGCGAGCTGGTCGATGCGTCGGGGGCCCCACGGGCTGGCAAGGGGTTCGACGTGACCTCACTGCCGCATCGGCTGATCCCCGCAGATGATGCGGCGGAGGAGATCTACGTGCTCGGCCTGCAGCTGAGCTCCGTGCAGTGGGGCACCGCGATCGCCGCGGAGGCCGGTGGGGATCCGGAATCCTCGGCGCGGAGCCTCGCGGACGCGGATGCCGCTGCGCGCGCGGTGCTGGCCGGGCCGGGGTCAGGTATTGAAGGGGATTCAAGCCTTACAGAATCGCCCGACCGGGATTGA
- a CDS encoding phenylacetate--CoA ligase family protein, whose protein sequence is MSILNTEAAEAARAAEAAPTNPGQPDPAELMSREEIEALQLTRLQATIRHAYENVAAYRELYDAHGVRPDDLHTLEDLAKFPYTDKEFLRAAYPFKAFAVPMDQIRRIHASSGTTGRPTVVGYTDEDIDTWATLLARCLRFSGVRPGDLVHNAYGYGLFTGGLGAHYGIEKLKATVIPMSGGQSEKQVQLIQDFKPRVILCTPTYLLALADAFRNAGVDPRETSLEVAVLGAEPWTDKMRHEIEQTFNLTACDIYGLSEVMGPGVAGESGERQDGSTIWEDHFRPEIIDPISEEVLRTGEHGELVFTTLTKQALPIIRYRTHDLTRLLPGSDRPGHRRMGRITGRSDDMIILRGVNLFPSQIEEIALEIPALSPHFQLRLARPEKMDEMTVHIERRPETSLEDAEAAGAELARQIKVKVGSSCRITVEEPGSLARSSGKLRRIYDQRPK, encoded by the coding sequence ATGAGCATCCTCAACACCGAGGCCGCCGAGGCCGCCAGAGCCGCCGAGGCCGCCCCGACGAACCCCGGCCAGCCAGACCCGGCCGAGCTGATGAGCCGCGAGGAGATCGAGGCGCTTCAGCTCACTCGCCTGCAGGCCACCATCCGGCACGCCTACGAGAACGTCGCGGCCTACCGCGAGCTCTATGACGCACACGGCGTGCGCCCCGATGATCTGCACACGCTGGAGGACCTGGCGAAGTTCCCCTACACCGATAAGGAGTTCCTGCGCGCGGCCTACCCCTTCAAGGCGTTCGCCGTGCCCATGGACCAGATCCGCCGCATCCACGCCTCCTCCGGCACCACCGGACGGCCCACCGTGGTGGGCTACACCGACGAGGACATCGACACCTGGGCAACGCTGCTCGCGCGGTGCCTGCGCTTCTCCGGCGTGCGACCCGGAGACCTGGTGCACAACGCCTACGGCTACGGCCTCTTCACCGGAGGCCTCGGAGCCCATTACGGGATCGAGAAGCTCAAGGCCACCGTGATCCCGATGTCCGGCGGCCAGAGCGAGAAACAGGTCCAGCTGATCCAGGACTTCAAGCCCCGGGTCATCCTGTGCACCCCCACCTACCTGCTCGCGCTGGCGGATGCCTTCCGCAACGCCGGCGTGGACCCGCGGGAGACCTCCCTGGAGGTCGCGGTCCTCGGCGCGGAGCCCTGGACGGACAAGATGCGCCACGAGATCGAACAGACCTTCAACCTCACAGCCTGCGACATCTACGGCCTCTCAGAGGTCATGGGACCCGGTGTGGCGGGTGAGTCGGGCGAGCGCCAGGACGGCTCCACCATCTGGGAGGACCACTTCCGGCCCGAGATCATCGACCCGATCAGCGAAGAGGTGCTGCGCACCGGCGAACACGGCGAGCTGGTCTTCACCACGTTGACCAAACAGGCGCTGCCCATCATCCGCTACCGCACCCATGACCTCACTCGGCTGCTGCCCGGCTCAGACCGGCCCGGGCATCGCCGGATGGGCCGGATCACCGGACGCAGCGACGACATGATCATCCTGCGCGGGGTCAACCTCTTCCCTTCACAGATCGAGGAGATCGCTCTGGAGATCCCCGCGCTGTCCCCACATTTCCAGCTGCGCCTGGCCCGCCCGGAGAAGATGGACGAGATGACCGTGCACATCGAGCGGCGCCCGGAGACCAGCCTCGAAGACGCCGAGGCGGCAGGCGCCGAGCTGGCCCGACAGATCAAGGTCAAGGTCGGCTCCAGCTGCCGGATCACCGTGGAAGAACCGGGTTCGCTGGCCCGCTCCTCCGGCAAACTGCGCCGGATCTATGACCAACGCCCGAAATAA